Proteins encoded in a region of the Sander lucioperca isolate FBNREF2018 chromosome 4, SLUC_FBN_1.2, whole genome shotgun sequence genome:
- the lap3 gene encoding cytosol aminopeptidase, which yields MTMLLLRRTVQAAVRTKHCRSFSASQTHLNERKGLVLGVFEKDGEEGGLHLTEAAAGFDQTLSGKLSELLKISGPALKTGKSRIFYGIHKDFPCVAVVGLGKTSAGVCGSENWDTSKENIRQAVSAGCRLLQDLEVKHVEVDGCGDAQSAAEGAALGLFQYDQLKSKKKTKVTTQLHRSADSVGWQKGVVYAEGQNLARLLMEAPANHITPTAFANTIEEKLALHAERVTINKRSQAWIEEQQMGAFLSVSKGSEEPPVFLELHYNGSPDSKQAPLLLVGKGITFDSGGISLKPSPSMDAMRADMGGAATVCASIVTAAALKLPVNIIGLAPLCENMPSGKATKPGDVVMARNGKTIQVDNTDAEGRLVLADALCYGHSFNPRAIVNVATLTGAMDVALGSAATGVFTNSDWLWEQLHKASVVTGDRVWRMPLFQHYTRQVTDSQLADLNNIGKYSRSGGACTAAAFLREFVTAPHWAHLDIAGVMSNKDEVPYLRKGMSGRPTRTLVEFAAGLAHDG from the exons gGTCTGGTGCTGGGAGTGTTTGAGAAGGATGGAGAGGAGGGTGGCCTTCATCTGACAGAAGCAGCCGCAGGTTTTGACCAAACTCTGTCTGGGAAACTCTCTGaactgctgaaaat CTCTGGGCCGGCTCTCAAGACAGGCAAAAGCAGAATATTTTATGGAATCCACAAG GACTTCCCGTGTGTGGCAGTAGTCGGGCTGGGTAAGACcagtgcaggtgtgtgtgggtCAGAGAACTGGGACACCAGCAAGGAGAACATCAGACAGGCAGTGTCAG ctgGCTGCCGGTTGCTTCAGGACCTGGAGGTGAAGCATGTGGAGGTGGACGGCTGCGGTGATGCCCAGTCAGCAGCAGAAGGTGCCGCTCTTGGTTTGTTCCAGTATGACCAACTCAAATCTAAGAAGAAGACCAAAGTAACCACACAGCTTCATAGAAG TGCTGACTCGGTCGGTTGGCAGAAAGGAGTTGTGTATGCAGAAGGCCAAAACCTTGCACGGCTACTCATGGAAGCTCCCGCCAATCACATCACTCCTACTGCTTTTGCCAACACCATCGAAGAGAAACTAGCGCTGCATGCTGAACGAGTCACAATAAACAAGAG ATCTCAGGCTTGGATAGAGGAGCAACAGATGGGAGCGTTTCTAAGTGTGTCTAAAGGCTCAGAGGAGCCCCCTGTCTTCCTGGAGCTACATTACAACGGTTCTCCTGACAGCAAGCAGGCCCCGCTGCTCTTAGTGGGCAAGGGCATCACCTTTGACAG TGGTGGTATTTCTCTGAAGCCGTCTCCTTCTATGGATGCAATGAGAGCTGATAtgggaggagctgccactgtgtgtgcgtcgatcgTCACAGCAGCAGCTCTGAAACTACCGGTCAACATTATTG GTCTGGCTCCTCTGTGTGAGAACATGCCCAGTGGAAAAGCTACTAAACCAGGTGATGTTGTCATGGCCAGAAATGGAAAAACAATCCAG GTTGATAATACAGATGCAGAGGGCCGACTGGTTCTCGCTGACGCACTGTGTTACGGACACAGCTTCAACCCCAGAGCCATCGTCAATGTTGCTACGCTAACAG GTGCAATGGATGTAGCTCTTGGCTCAGCAGCAACTGGAGTGTTTACAAACTCTGACTGGCTCTGGGAGCAGCTGCACAAG gctagTGTTGTGACAGGTGACAGAGTGTGGCGGATGCCTCTGTTCCAGCACTATACCAGACAGGTGACTGACAGCCAGCTGGCTGACCTCAACAACATCGGCAAGTACAGCCG TTCTGGCGGTGCATGCACAGCAGCTGCATTCCTGAGAGAGTTTGTCACCGCTCCTCATTGGGCCCATCTGGACATCGCAGGTGTGATGAGTAACAAAGATGAAGTTCCCTACCTGAGAAAAGGCATGTCTGGAAGACCAACACGTACGCTGGTAGAGTTTGCTGCAGGACTGGCCCACGATGGCTGA
- the med28 gene encoding mediator of RNA polymerase II transcription subunit 28: MATSMSGMFSGQQPPVAHPVGGPGGPGQPGFPGTATRAPGNNTLVDELEASFEACFASLVSQDYVNGTDQEEIRTGVDQCIQKFLDVARQTECFFLQKRLQLSVQKPEQVVKEDVSELRNELQRKELLVQKHLSKLHHWQQVLEDVSVQHRKPSDLPPPGPLAFLEQASASLPPAPLKPN; encoded by the exons ATGGCAACGTCCATGAGTGGGATGTTCTCCGGTCAGCAGCCGCCCGTTGCGCATCCCGTTGGGGGTCCCGGTGGACCGGGCCAGCCAGGCTTCCCCGGTACTGCTACCAGAGCCCCGGGAAACAACACGCTGGTGGATGAACTGGAGGCTTCCTTCGAG GCATGTTTTGCATCGCTGGTAAGCCAAGACTACGTTAATGGAACTGACCAGGAGGAGATTCGGACTG GTGTTGACCAGTGCATACAGAAGTTCCTGGATGTAGCTCGACAGACAGAGTGCTTCTTCTTACAGAAAAGGCTTCAGTTGTCTGTGCAGAAACCAGAGCAGGTGGTGAAAGAG GATGTGTCAGAGTTACGTAATGAGCTACAGAGGAAAGAATTGCTCGTTCAGAAACACTTGTCCAAACTGCACCACTGGCAACAAGTGCTCGAGGATGTGAGCGTTCAGCACCGCAAACCCTCAGACCTTCCACCTCCTGGACCACTGGCCTTTTTGGAGCAGGCCTCTGCGAGTCTGCCCCCTGCCCCTTTAAAACCCAATTAA
- the klhl2 gene encoding kelch-like protein 2 — protein MVHAAGPSFQPLKNTGIMDSHPLCTRLCPHALDKEDGVERQGPVTLNPRHMRKAFKVMNELRSQSLLCDVTIVAEDVEIAAHRVVLAAGSPYFHAMFTGEMAESRAKRVRIKEMDGWTLGLLVDYIYTAEIQVTEENVQALLPAAGLLQLNEVKKACCEFLSSQLHPSNCLGIRAFADLHACSQLLTQANTYAEQHFSEVVGSEEFLNLGMEQVSSLIASDKLTIPTEEKVFEAVIAWVNHDKDVRQEHLAHLMEHVRLPLLSREYLVQRVEEESLIKNSSACKDYLIEAMKYHLLPADQRALMKTARTRMRTPACCPKVMVVVGGQAPKAIRSVECYDFEEQRWYQVAELPTRRCRAGVVYVGGCVYAVGGFNGSLRVRTVDCYDPVMDRWTSMSSMQDRRSTLGAAVLNGLLYAVGGFDGSTGLSTIEAYNAKTNEWFHVLPMSTRRSSVGVGVVNGILYAVGGYDGATRQCLSTVEAYNSKSNTWSYISEMGTRRSGAGVGVLKGLLYAVGGHDGPLVRKSCEVYDPASNTWRQIADMNMCRRNAGVCAVNNVLYVVGGDDGSCNLASVEFYNPNSDKWTLLQSCMSTGRSYAGVTVIDKPL, from the exons ATGGTGCATGCCGCTGGGCCAAGTTTTCAGCCTCTGAAAAACACCGGAATCATGGACAGTCATCCGCT GTGCACCAGACTCTGTCCACACGCTCTGGACAAAGAAGATGGCGTCGAGAGGCAAGGTCCTGTCACTCTCAACCCTCGGCACATGAGGAAGGCGTTCAAAGTCATGAACGAGCTGCGCAG CCAGAGCTTGTTGTGTGATGTGACCATAGTGGCGGAAGATGTAGAGATCGCTGCTCACAGAGTGGTCCTGGCTGCTGGGAGCCCCTACTTCCATGCTATGTTCACAG GTGAGATGGCAGAGAGCCGGGCGAAAAGAGTGAGGATAAAGGAGATGGACGGTTGGACTCTGGGGCTGCTGGTCGACTACATTTACACAGCAGAGATACAGGTCACAGAGGAAAATgtgcag gcATTGCTGCCTGCCGCCGGCCTGCTCCAGCTCAACGAGGTGAAAAAGGCTTGTTGTGAGTTCCTGAGCTCTCAGCTTCATCCATCCAACTGTCTGGGGATACGAGCCTTCGCTGACCTACACGCCTGCTCTCAGCTCCTCACACAGGCAAACACCTAtgcag AGCAACATTTCTCTGAGGTGGTTGGGAGTGAAGAGTTCCTCAATTTGGGCATGGAGCAAGTGTCCAGCCTGATCGCCAGCGACAAGCTCACCATCCCCACAGAGGAGAAG GTGTTTGAGGCGGTGATAGCTTGGGTCAACCATGATAAAGATGTCCGGCAGGAACACTTGGCTCACCTGATGGAACATGTTCGCCTGCCGCTTCTCTCCAGAGAATACCTGGTGCAG CGGGTGGAGGAGGAGTCTCTGATTAAGAATAGCAGTGCGTGTAAAGACTACCTGATCGAGGCCATGAAGTACCACTTGCTGCCAGCTGACCAGAGAGCTCTGATGAAAACCGCACGCACACGCATGAGGACTCCGGCCTGCTGTCCTAAG GTGATGGTTGTGGTTGGAGGCCAGGCTCCTAAGGCCATCCGCAGTGTCGAATGTTATGACTTTGAGGAGCAGCGATGGTACCAGGTGGCTGAGCTCCCAACCAGGAGGTGCAGAGCAG GTGTGGTGTacgtgggtgggtgtgtgtacgCAGTTGGTGGTTTCAACGGTTCTTTGCGTGTGCGGACCGTCGACTGTTACGACCCGGTGATGGACCGCTGGACGAGCATGAGCAGCATGCAAGACCGTCGATCAACGCTCGGGGCTGCTGTGCTCAACGGACTCCTGTACGCTGTGGGGGGCTTTGACGGCAGCACAG gtctGTCGACAATCGAGGCGTACAATGCGAAGACAAACGAGTGGTTCCATGTGTTACCCATGAGTACCCGGCGAAGCAGTGTAGGAGTGGGTGTTGTCAATG ggatCCTGTATGCAGTTGGAGGTTATGATGGTGCGACCAGGCAATGTCTGAGTACAGTAGAAGCTTACAACTCTAAAAGCAACACGTGGAGCTACATCTCAGAGATGGGCACACGACGCAGTGGAgcag GTGTCGGTGTGTTAAAAGGTTTACTGTATGCTGTGGGGGGTCATGACGGTCCATTGGTGAGGAAGAGCTGTGAAGTTTATGATCCGGCCTCAAACACCTGGCGGCAGATAGCTGACATGAACATGTGTCGACGCAACGCAG gtgtgtgtgctgtaaacaACGTACTGTATGTGGTGGGAGGAGACGACGGCAGCTGCAATTTGGCCTCTGTGGAGTTCTACAATCCAAACTCGGACAAGTGGACACTACTGCAGTCCTGCATGAGCACAGGACGCAGCTATGCAG GTGTGACTGTGATTGACAAGCCCTTATGA
- the msmo1 gene encoding methylsterol monooxygenase 1, whose translation MAVNGTSDILSSAYLAVEYVDAVLPENPFQPSLKHAWGYMLDNYTKFQIATWGSLIVHEFIYFLFCLPGFLWQFMPFMQKYKIQQDKPETWEKQWRCFKMLLFNHFCIQLPLICGTYYFTEFFNIPYDWDSMPRWPYVLAQCFGCAIVEDTWHYFLHRLLHHRRIYKYIHKVHHEFTAPFGMQAEYAHPAETLILGAGFFIGIMIFCNHVFFLWAWVSFRLLETIDVHSGYDIPLNPLHLIPFYAGTRFHDFHHMNFVGNYASTFTWWDKLLKTDNQYNSYMQKQGDKKEQ comes from the exons ATGGCGGTGAACGGCACGTCAGACATCTTGAGCTCTGCCTACCTGGCGGTGGAGTACGTAGATGCGGTGTTGCCAGAAAACCCCTTCCAGCCCTCCCTGAAACACGCCTGGGGCTACATGCTGGATAACTACACCAAGTTCCAGATTGCCACCTGGGGGTCGCTCATTGTCCACGAGTTCATCTACTTCCTGTTCTGCCTGCCTGGTTTCCTCTGGCAGTTCATGCCCTTCATGCAGAAATACAAGAtccaacag GACAAGCCAGAGACCTGGGAGAAACAGTGGAGATGTTTCAAGATGCTGCTGTTCAACCATTTCTGTATCCAGCTGCCGTTAATCTGTGGGACTTACTACTTCACTGAATTCTTTAACATCCCTTATGACTGGGACTCCATGCCACGCTG GCCCTACGTTCTGGCTCAGTGCTTTGGCTGTGCTATTGTTGAAGACACCTGGCACTACTTTCTCCATCGCCTGCTGCATCACCGCAGGATCTACAAATACATCCACAAAGTCCACCACGAGTTCACC GCTCCGTTCGGCATGCAGGCAGAATACGCCCATCCTGCTGAGACGCTCATCCTGGGAGCTGGTTTTTTTATCGGCATCATGATCTTCTGTAACCACGTGTTCTTCCTGTGGGCCTGGGTGTCCTTCCGCCTGCTGGAGACCATCGACGTCCACAG TGGTTACGACATCCCTCTGAACCCACTCCACCTGATCCCGTTCTACGCCGGCACCCGTTTCCACGACTTTCACCACATGAACTTCGTCGGGAACTACGCCTCCACCTTCACCTGGTGGGACAAGCTGCTGAAGACGGACAACCAGTACAACAGCTACATGCAGAAACAGGGAGACAAGAAGGAGCAGTAA